The genomic region tctgaagctaatccccgtcactctctcactcgctttACCACACACTCCCTACACATACCGGCTCTGccattctcttaaagagatacaCTAGAATGCCagcgtttatctgtgttttaagcccccaacgtctccttctaggcagcgctgcctggaaggcactaggattgttgatggttagggttaggtgccttgaagtcaacggtcgcagcgctgcctggaaggagatgttGGGGACTTAAAACATCATCGAGCAATGccagcacacaagtataaaaCCTCAGGCTGCTTACATAGGCTACGACATAAGCTCTGTGTAGAGCCCCGCAGAACCATAAACCCCGCTTAACTCGTATTTTGATGTTTACCCGAAACGAGATGACAACTAGCTACAATTAAATTGTGTTGATTTGTTaaacttaaaggggtgatagaatgcaaaaccgagtttaccttgtcatagttgaataacgacagtttagtgggtaaaataggcatacatagaacctcaaagtcccattgacacctctttcctatgcaaatctcacaatttgaaactgctgctgaaaacgggcgaatcccaacgaagctaatagttgacatcaactcggtggctgtaccttaATTAAACACCAGGACGAGACATAAGAACATAGTAGTTACAACTGTGTGGGCCTAAATGTCCCCGCGCTGAGACACTGAACTAGCTGGAAGTGGAGGTTTTTTATGTCCCAAgggtaacgttacaacaacacTAATGGTTGTAATGAAAGTGTTGAAActttgcattggtgtgtgtgtggaggataTTTTCTCGGGCCTCAGCTGCTCCAGCCATTCCTGCTCCGGCGGGGCCGCTGCCCCGCGGGCCACTGCCCCCGGCCACTGCCCGGCCGCAGGTTTGGAAGTCTATCGGTAACGtttaacagacagtgtgtgagtctaatgatggaaagccaaaaaagaaaagggaaaggtggcgctgagaaggtcagactcaaaagtaaaaaaagggaTTGTGTTGCTGCAAgagtgtatggctgcagcctggagacctcccgtctcatgcacTCCCGTCTCatggctgcagccatacccgactctgttgctgtgctgtgtgttgttcggatttgaaaccatatcttccaaacgattccaataaagaaacgattccactggacTCGTAatttttaaaacgattccaatTTGGAActggttctcgatgcccaatcctagcaatgacatgcagcaggGGACGGAACGAAAGACACCCACCACCCTCTCTAGCTTCCCTCTCTCAAtctgtccctccctccatctctctctctctctctctctctcacacacccaCTTTACTGTGAAGAAGTACAGCACATCCCCAGAAgtttcacacatgcacgcacacacacacacacacacacacacacacacacacacacacacacacacacacacacacacacacaaggacacacatgTTCATTCCTGTTACTAaatcgtttttttaataaaaaaaataaagatgaacCATTGCTTTTTCAATTAGGTTTCTTCCATCCTTTATCCaattgtttaataaattataaaaaaaaaaatacattaaattgaGGTTTGTGTCTcctttcaaatgaaaaaaatgccattgttttttttttaaatacaacttGCCTGCATTTatcgtgtttttttttagtaacaAATATCAattatttgaacattttttgaccatttctttaaaatattttttaattgagGGGACAACAAAGGAATTAGTTGGcatgctgtttaaatgacacaTGAGTTTAGGTAACAGGACTGAGAAAAATGCAACCATCTTCCGCTTAGAAACATTGTAAAAGATTAAATAAAGTTGGGCTACTTGAGATTGACCAATAGCCTACACATTTTGAATAGTTAAATATGTGTGTTATTAGATCCAGTTCATTTTATAAGAGTTACAACAAGCAAATGGCAACCATTCGGTGTCATTAACTGTTACAGTATGTTCTGCTGCTCATATTGTGGCATTTGACTCGGCGCTGATGAATGATGATTTTATCCAATTCACTCACTCATATCCTGCAAGTAGTGGAATACCACAGTGGAATACTGGCCACGCCTGTCTTCTGATGTGGGAGCTGAGTGCAGACCGTGAAGGCAGCAGCATTACTGTGGGTCACATGACAGGCAAGCCTCTCCGACTGATCTGATACACATCTAGTAATCATGGTAAGCGCTTTTCCATTATTTTATGCATTTGCATGTTTTCTCCGGATACCCGCCTAGGTTTAATTTTTGTCAATGGAACAACTAATGTCAAGGGTCTTCCTTAAGCCGATCTAAAATCGGACTCGTATGTAAGTGCTACTATGGCCTAACGTTCTGAGACAGCGTCAGACAGCGGCTAGCTACCGTTAGGCTAACAAACTGCAACTGAGTGCATGGGTGTTTGACACGACAGTTGTATTCACGTTATCTATATTACATTCACCATACCATGATTTTCCGTGGTATGTGTCGGGTCAAATGAGCCAGTAAGTGTAACGTTAGCCTCTGAGCTTTCTATGACAAAACAGGTGACCGTGTGGAAACTAACGCTAGCTGCTGTTCTTCCGCTTTGCGGCGGTGTCACATATATATTACTGAAGCTAAATGTTATTATGGCCTGAACTCATCTCAGCGCAAGTTAAACAGAACTAGGAATATTGTGTCAGCTGGTGAGCAGCAGTGTTATGCCCAAACTGTACACATATGCTatatttttatacatattttcGGACATATACTAACGTTACGTTATATGCACGAATATGTTTCCTAACCGCAaacatatagctagctagctagctagcatacGATGCATTAGATTTGATTGCGCTTAAATGGGAATTGTAACGTTAATTGAGTAGCAAAGTTAGGCTAACTTATTTTGAGCAGCCAGTGTTAGCCCTATAGGCTACATGTTTACGCAGGTCAGGATCACTGGCAGTTCGATCACTTAAAAGCTTTGGAAGAGAAGACAAACTTTACAGGATGAAGCCTCCGTCCAAACCTGGTCCAAACACAAAAAGTACATGAAATCAAAACTCAAAACAACTCAGCATTATCTGaatcttattttatttcaccATGAAAACAACCTGATCATGTGATGTTGTTGAGGTTTCTGTGATTCAGTTCTGTCCATTGGAGCAAAGTCAACTGCTAAATAACTTAAGCTAGTTAAATGCTGCAATTTCCAATTCAAACGTATTATAGCATTGCATGACTGTTAGATGACTTTCTTGATTTATTTAGCACTGTTTAAAAGCCATTCCATTCTCCTGGTATTCCAGCCAACCACACAGCAGTCTCCCCAGGATGAACAGGAGAAGCTTCTCGATGAAGCTGTGCAGGCTGTCAAGGTCCAGTCATTCCAGATGAAACGATGCCTGGTAGGGTGattatagtatgttataaaTATCATTATGGTTAGGATAATTGTTTAAACCATTGGTTCTCTGCCCTGTTTTGTGTTCTCAACCCCACATGATGAGCTGACCAGTCTTAAAGCCCCCCACCAGACACTGTTACTTCCTGTTCAACGGTAACGTTCTGCCTCAAACAGATAATGGGGTTGTGGTTGATAATTCAGGTGAAATCCATAACCATGGCAACCAAATTGTAAATTTTTTGACGCAGTTTAGATGAAACCAGCTAGCTACAGTTGTGATATGGCACTAAATTGAATGGATTTACTGTTTATTAGATCACGAATTAGTGGTATGATTTCGTGTAATCCACTGTGTTgatgatttatttttgttaatacTTTTCAgcaggggttaaagtgggcAGGAACGATCCTGAACGGCGTTCTGGCACCTTAGattaaaaactaaatgtaagGGGGATTtgttttagcagtgggggcaggtctgtcggaagaacatgttttgaaatggagacacacatatcgtaccttttcccggaaatcctggccattattttaaggcataaaccaaccataggggtacactcaggggtaaccctgctgctgacattggctattacattagcctaaaatGATAATGGCTGGCTTTCAGATTTGATGATATAGCGTCTTTCTCGTGTGGATATGACGTCCCTCCAGGTACAGGATACTGCTGAAGAAATTCGGTCcatatgtctatatattttgACTGGCAGGACTTCCAGTCCACGCCCTGTTGTGCCACCTCCTTGTCTGttcagacaaaattgtcagctatTGTTGTTCGCTTAGCCATGTTTTGGTTTCGTCCtactagggagaggagagggagagaggaggaggagagggagagaagtagaaggaaggttctacgcaggcgcgtggacttggtggtgttgtgtggcagtgcttcacactaccacctagccgcctggtgtgcatactacatcgaatttcacacactcgcgtcaccatatgcacgcagattccccccccccccagaaacGCTTGTCTAAatgcggaataaaaagtgataacacaacgccacttttgcgttttttttcttcagatcgtttccgtctaaacatagcctaaatgttgtgtttacttgaAACCTTGTGCtacattcaaagttattgtaaaatacccttttctcatctgtttatGTCGttaaacagcaatttactggtgaaataaggtattattgttataagttattgttattacatttttaataaatcatttgaattccccccttttttgtgctAATCTGAGTTTTGTGATCAATTGCACCCCTATTCATAGCGTAAATGTGTTGCAGGACAAGAACAAGCTGATGGATGCTCTGAAGCACGCCTCTAACATGCTGGGTGAGCTGAGGACCTCCATGCTTTCTCCAAAGAGCTACTATGAGCTCTGTATCCTTGGCGGCTGGTGTGATCCCATTGCAAGATGCTCTCTAGTTGGTGTAATATTTGTTTAAGAAGGCATACTTTCTAGTCTAGTCACTAATATAACATGTCTCTACAGGCCCTGAGAGGCCACTGCACAGCAACTTAAgacaacacatgcaaatagaccaCAACACGCAACATTaagacaaaacataaaaatagaCCACAACACGCAACATAAAgacaacacatgcaaatagaccaCAACATGCACCATAAAgacaacacatgcaaatagcccacaacacacaccataaagacaacacatgcaaatagccCACAACACAATGGAAGTGTTTCCAGGGGACACTTTTAAGTGATGCATATATGGCTGGAGATGGTTGAGGTTACAGCTACGGCAACGTCAAGTTTAGACACCGaaacaaaaagttaaattaaGGAAAAAAAGATCGTGGATAACATGTCTCTACTTCTATTTACCCTTTCAACCATGAAGAAGagttacagaaatgttaattagTTTGTCCTTGTCAGATTTGTACAGTGGCCCTGAGAGGCCACTGCACAGCAACTTAAgacaacacatgcaaatagaccaCAACAcgcaacattaaaaaaaaaaccatacaAATAGACCACAACACGCAACATAAAGACAGCACATGCAAATAAACCACAACACGCACCATAAAgacaacacatgcaaatagaccaCAACACGCACCATAAAgacaacacatgcaaataaaccacaacacacaccataaagacaacacatgcaaatagccCACAACACAATGGAAGTGTTTCCAGGGGACACTTTTAAAGTGATGCACACATGGCTGCTACGGCAACGTCAAGTTTAGACACCGaaacaaaaagttaaattaaggaaaaagattgtggatGAGATGAAAACACACCCTGGGAACAaagttttaaaatgatattCTTTTATTAGCCTAGGCTTTGTGAGATTTAAAGTTACAAGTTACAGCGGAATGATCGATTATGGTGACTTCTTGAGCTCGGCTAGTCCGTGGTGTAACATACTgtggtaaagttggttttatattggacatTGGATATTTGACACATTGGAAAAATCTATTATGCAGCTTGACCTTTTGACCTATCCATCTCAAAACACATCTGGTGAACTCAGCTAACTGccctacacataacacaaaacttcttttttcaaaaaacccACCCAttgattttataaatattttttactcTCAAAAAATGCTATGAATCtagttttaagttttaagttttaagaAGCTTTGTGGTATGTGTAGGGCAGTTAGCTGAGTTCACCAGATGTGTTTTGTGATGGATAGGTCAAAAGGTCAAGCTGCATAATAGATTTTTCGAATGTGTTGAATAGCCAACGTACAAttataaaaccaactttaccacggTACGTTACACCACTGACTAGCCGAGTTCAAGAAGTCATCAAAATCAATCAAGCCGCAGCGGTTGTAACGTTAAATCTCGCAAAGCCTAGGCTAATATAAGAATATAATTTTAATACTTCGTTCCCCGGGTGTGTTTTCATCccaaccacgatctttttccttaatttaactttttgtttCGGTGTCTAAACTTGCCGTTGCTGTAACCTCATCCATCTGCAGCCACATGTGCATCACTTAAAAGTGTCCCCTGGAAACACTTCCGTTGTGCTGTGggctatttgcatgtgttgtcTTTATGTTGCGTGTTGTGGTTTATTTGCATGTGCTGTCTTTATGGTGCGTGTTGtggtctatttgcatgtgttgtcTTTATGGTGCGTGTTGtggtctatttgcatgtgttatTGTTGCATGCCACTTCTTctataaaacgtttttattataaatgaaactactcaaccatatataggcctacaagttcagctgaaatgattagaccattaaacacttagttgattgacagaacagttttgatcatttccagtttctaaaatgtgaggatttttagcattgagtacttttacttttaatactttaagtacatttcacTGGAGATACttatatacttttacttaagtaacatttgttatgcaggacttttacttgtagtatttttacagtttggtattagtactttaacttagTGAAAGATCTGAATACATTTTTAGAATAGTGAATTGAGTGTTTATTCAAAAATTAAGCCAGTTTTCGAGTGTAACTACAGTAAGTGGTGTATTGGGTTCAGAATGCTAGCATATTTTTGTATGTGGATGATTCGTGATGGGTTTGCACTGGTCCCTAACAGTCTTTTCAGATATGGCTATATCTGACGAACTCCACTACCTAGAAGTTTATCTGACTGATGAGTTTGCCAAAGGACGCAAGGTGGCAGATCTCTATGAGCTGGTCCAGTATGCAGGCAACATCATCCCCAGACTGTGAGTATCACCTTATTAACTGAACTAGgactgcaacaacgaatcgataaaatcgataaaatttgattattaaaaaaaagttggcaacgaatttcattattgattcgttgtgtcgcgcgacacgccactcagttgcggagataaaagcaattgagttgagtgccgtgcggagcggcgcggagcgaaagaaaagaaaaaagagcagtgCAGGGGTAGAGGAAAtgcggagagagaccggagagacccgtaacgttgttctgaaacacatggcggaggcagacaaatcagtacgacctaagtcatccaaggtgtgtgagcatttcacactaaataaatcgaaaacgtgttaattgcaagataagcaaaagcaacacggcatggcacaggcgcaccacggtgatgattcagcacctaaaatgtaaacatgttggagtccttgatgaggaggaagggagttcaacagcagggtgaAGTCACTACAGAagcctacttttgttccgttttgaagtgaggaacataacgtccctcttctggtgctggtgtttactcgttatccagtttgacaagcatgacaagctagcgttagctcgttaataacagtagtaaagcaggcaggactaaagacacgtttttattcactcgccttttttggcccattaattgttcaatctattgtcatgtatatattctgtgctttgtcccatatcagttattgttgacaaatatatttgtgtgtgttgtactttttaatttcattttaaagttcttttatagcacttggtcatcttaagctgtgtttaaatgtggtgtacaaatgaacttaacttgcacttactacaatgatggtaataatttaatgaataagcttcaagtgtgtgtgtgtgtgtgtgtgtggggtctgtatctgctctttgggttacttacctttacacaactattaactaaaacaacaagtatgtatgtaagtatgtattgagttgatgtaaattaatgcttttttgttttttatccgattcatcgattaatcgaaaaaataatcgacagattaatcgattattaaaataatcgttaattGCAGCCCTAAACTGAACTTCCTTCAAACATCAAGTAGTTTCATAAAGTAGAAAGGATTCAGACCCTTAATTTAAAttgaagaaatgtttttctttagCCAATCTAAACATATTGCATTTTTAATACATTGTtctaaattagggctgcacaatattggATATTGAGTATAAAAATTACACTATTACAGAACAAAATGGAATAATGACCAGGGAATTTCTGAGGCTCGTCGATATACCACAAACTACTGTATATCAAAGAGAGATGGAAAAACAGTTAAATGATAAAATAACCAGTCAAAAGTGGTAAAATGtgtgaaaactttttttcacttctcGTTTTAATTTATTGGTGTGAACTTTGTTGAAAGAAAAATTGGTTTGGTTGTCATTCCTAAATTGACTTGTCCAAAGATGCAAATATTTCGGGCAAATATCTGTAGAATCAGGCAACACATTCTTGAGTTATCATATTTGGGGGACCTGCTACCAGAAGGATTAACAGGAAATAAGAGACAAGCCATATTAAAACCACATTCATCTGTGGACAGGATTGCTGTAAATGATCTCAAGCTGCACTGTATATTCACTCACTAATAAAATAGAAAAGTTATTTCGAAATAGAAGAACACTTCATAACGTATTGTAGTCATAACACGAGGTATTGGCCGGTCCGGATTGACTTGCCGTTGGGTCTGGATGCGGACTTTAAGAAGGCTTgctttaaaatgttggaaaatgtgAACTTATCAGATCAAGCCTCTTTGCTTTGCCTCTCTCTCCACAGCTATCTGCTAATCACAGTGGGTGTGGTGTACGTTCGCTCCTTCCCCCAGTCTCGTAAGGACATTCTTAAGGACCTGGTTGAGATGTGTCGTGGTGTCCAGCACCCACTGAGGGGCCTCTTCCTCAGAAACTACCTGTTGCAGTGCACCCGCAACATACTGCCAGATGATGGAGAGCAGCCAGAGTAAGCAAGGCGATCTTTTTCTCTTTGTATCTGATTGGTAAACCAGCTTAAGAAAGAGCCCAACCCAGTCCTCGAGGTGATCCATAAGAATATCATGGCCAGTTGTTTCAAACGCAGCACTTAAATCCAAAAGAATCAGAACAAAGCCCTTATTTGCATCAGTGCTAATTTGGAGGTCACTGCCAACTTCAACAAACGCTGCTCTGTGCTGTGGTTATCCCTGAAACATGattgaaacataaaaaaacgtCATTTTCATCCAGGAAACAATGttggttaaaaacaaatgtttcatgTATCTTGCTTAAAAAGGAAAGATTTGATATAGGTCTAAAGTTACTTAATGCTGCAGAGGGACGAAAGGAAAAAAGCCAGGATTtgacagagtgagacctcttcctgcagctctccctcttCCCTATCTGTCCCACGGGCTTATGCATGCGCAGAGCAGCCAATAGAAAGGTATTGcactctctctgaaatgacctgtgattgaccAAAGTCTCCTGTCACGCCTAGATTATTCAAAGCCTGAGGACAGAGCCAAGAGGATGTGCGGAAATCTAGTTTTCTCGCAGACCacttaaataacaaaatgctgaaatattATGTGTTTTAATAATTGTGCGTGTACATCATAATTGTATGGGATTTAATAagtgcctaccacagctttaaaaCTTTACTGTCAAAGTTTGATCTTGCAGAGTTCAGGGTCCGAAATTGTTCTGAATTTTTTTTAGGTTGATTATCATAGTTGTGAGAACAATTTCTGCTCTAATAGAAGACATTCGATTAGTAAAGAATTTAGCAAATTCCTCACATTTTGCAGGGGATGCTTGACTGAAAAAGGTGAAAGACTGGGCCAAGATTCAACAGTTGGAGGATATAACTCCAGAAAATTCACATTAAAGCATGAATTGGGTTTAGGAGGTCGATAAATAACAGCAAGGATGACTGGATCTGTACCACAAATTTTCAGCATAAGTCTCTGAAAGCTTGAGCAATTGTTAATAGATAGTAGAGTGTATAATTCAGCCAGCTGTCTGTGTTTATTTGGCTTGAACCAGGTCTTAGGAGCACATCATCAAGGTATCTAGAAGTAATAAAATCATTTAGGATAAAAATCTTATTAGAAAGAGACCTGACATTAAACAAGGGACATGATGTTTCTGGATGCCGTCAGTAATGAAGGAGGCACGATTCCAGAACCGGTTCACTTATATTAGAGTGTTATATTAGAAATATTTTGACATGCATCCCTTTCCTAACGTAACTCCACAGGGGAACAGAGGAGATGACCGGTGATATCAATGACTCCATCGACTTTGTCCTACTGAACTTTGCCGAAATGAACAAGTTATGGGTTCGAATGCAGCATCAGGGTCACAGCCGAGACCgggagaagagagaaaaggaacGACAAGAGCTCAGGATTCTGGTGGGCACCAACCTAGTTCGCCTCAGCCAGCTGGAGGGTGTCAACGTGGACAAGTACAAACAggtgtgtctttgtttgtgtctgttgttttctAATAAGATTCATTTTACAATTGGATCCTTACAGTGGCGATATTTGTCTGCAGCGATACAACTTTAGTTTACACTCTTTTCTTCCATTGGTTTAAGTAAGATTAGAAATATACGATACTGTTTAATTAAGGATCACCtttaggctacaaaataaattgcagTAAAAGTATATACTAGTGTCTATAGATGGCACTTTGCAGCCTGTGCATCAAACTGATGAACAGTTATAAATATACAATCACCTTCCTCTATATTGCCTCACCAGAATTAACCAGAAAAGTGGACAAAATGCaaataattaaacaaaaatgacgATAAATAAAGTCTATGACACAATGGTAGGTGCAACTAGCATTGTGAAGCTACATAAATTAAATAGCCTGCGACTTCTTATAGAATTAACTgtaacaaacatatatatatatatatatatatatatatatatatatatatatatatatatatatatatatatatatatatatatatatataaaaaaatccaAAGCAGCTGCAAGCCACAGTCGCTCACATGTATGAGAAATTTAGATTTTGATTacctttttggcattttaggcctttatttgcataggacagcttagacttgaaagggtagagagagggggaaagacaAGCAGCAAGGCATGTCTTTGTCCATATGTGCTTGGAGTCAAAcacgcggccgctgcgtcgaggagtaaacctctatatatcggcgcccgctctaccaggtgagctaaccaggcgcccagaAATTGAGATTTTGTCACAATTATGAAGCATGTGATTAAGGAAACGGATGCTACAACCAGCCCCAGCCGTGCGTAATAACAGCGTTCTGTCACTGTTGGTGAACCTCACTGATGCACCATAAGCTTAGTTTCCATCTAcctgtcaatcgaattatctgacaTTCGGTAAAAAAATTCAGGCGAATAAAgccggtgaaagtgtgtttccatccaacggctttgaagcgaataaaaacctgtgtgtAATgatgtcacatgctgttttgtggTCAAATTagtatatcgaattgatttgagacattttatggtgtttccattcactgaatcgcacaacattcaagcaaacatttgcgaacaaagttttgctagacaaaatggatcgcgcCGTCTACCTACAAATGATTAAtaattgcacaagttgtaagagtgcttatgtgccagctgatggcgacatatcaagctataataagaaaacgacgacgctatcaacacattgctatgatgatgcatgTAAATGCCCAacgacaacggaggcggcctgtggtgtgggaacgagaGCGCTCCAAAGAGTTCTGGGAGATCGTGGTTTAGAGACACTTAACGGAAACCgtttggttgaagcattttcagATTTGACCATATTGCGTAATTTTATTGGCCCGTACCTTGACCCAGATAAGCCATGGCCCTCCGGTTCCAATCGAGAAGTGTATAAAAACTGGCTACAtgcgcagagtacagagtggtaggcAAAACATTTGGGGTCAGCAAGACCACCATGTGTTTACGccgtgtgcaatgccatacgaacgaggatgatgcgAAGATATAGATAGGCTACCTACCTAGAGTGGATGAGGCGCATGAGATCTcgctgcgtaactccagagcgcaccttgtgccacagaCAAAATAGACAGGACTCACATTCCGCAattagac from Sander lucioperca isolate FBNREF2018 chromosome 3, SLUC_FBN_1.2, whole genome shotgun sequence harbors:
- the LOC118494675 gene encoding vacuolar protein sorting-associated protein 35-like; translation: MPTTQQSPQDEQEKLLDEAVQAVKVQSFQMKRCLDKNKLMDALKHASNMLGELRTSMLSPKSYYELYMAISDELHYLEVYLTDEFAKGRKVADLYELVQYAGNIIPRLYLLITVGVVYVRSFPQSRKDILKDLVEMCRGVQHPLRGLFLRNYLLQCTRNILPDDGEQPEGTEEMTGDINDSIDFVLLNFAEMNKLWVRMQHQGHSRDREKREKERQELRILVGTNLVRLSQLEGVNVDKYKQIVLSGVLEQVVNCRDSLAQEYLMECIIQVDT